Proteins from a genomic interval of Rosa chinensis cultivar Old Blush chromosome 2, RchiOBHm-V2, whole genome shotgun sequence:
- the LOC112183787 gene encoding probable serine/threonine-protein kinase PIX7, with protein sequence MPRGSLENHLFRRSLPLPWSIRMKIALGAAKGLAFLHEEAERPVIYRDFKTSNILLDADYNAKLSDFGLAKDGPEGDKTHVSTRVMGTYGYAAPEYVMTGHLTSWSDVYSFGVVFKAMGRAINKTVSIVELIKRRIVGLHQYTTIGSTDITDTWEPLEEGLLP encoded by the exons ATGCCTCGGGGGAGCTTGGAGAACCACCTATTTAGGA GGTCCCTGCCTCTTCCATGGTCTATTAGAATGAAAATTGCATTGGGTGCAGCAAAAGGTCTTGCTTTTCTTCATGAGGAGGCAGAAAGACCTGTGATTTATCGTGACTTTAAAACCTCCAACATCTTATTGGATGCA GATTACAATGCCAAACTTTCTGATTTTGGACTTGCCAAAGATGGCCCGGAGGGTGATAAAACTCATGTCTCCACACGTGTGATGGGAACTTATGGTTATGCAGCTCCAGAATATGTAATGACTG GACATCTTACATCGTGGAGTGATGTCTATAGTTTTGGCGTAGTTTTCAAGGCTATGGGAAGAGCTATCAACAAGACTGTGTCGATTGTGGAGCTAATTAAG AGAAGAATTGTCGGTCTTCACCAGTATACTACAATTGGATCCACTGACATAACTGATACTTGGGAACCCCTTGAGGAAGGCCTTCTGCCGTAA
- the LOC112184278 gene encoding rac-like GTP-binding protein ARAC7 — MSASKFIKCVTVGDGAVGKTCMLICYTSNKFPTDYIPTVFDNFSANVAVDGNIVNLGLWDTAGQEDYSRLRPLSYRGADIFVLAFSLISRASYENVLKKWMPELRRFAPNVPIVLVGTKLDLREDMRYLADHMGSNIITSAQGEELRKQIGAAAYIECSSKTQQNVKAVFDTAIKAVLQPPRRKDIVKQKRHRRSGCSFV; from the exons ATGAGTGCTTCAAAGTTCATTAAATGTGTTACTGTTGGGGATGGAGCTGTAGGGAAGACCTGCATGCTAATTTGCTACACCAGCAACAAGTTTCCTACT GATTATATACCCACAGTGTTTGACAATTTTAGTGCAAATGTGGCTGTGGATGGAAATATTGTCAATTTGGGGCTATGGGACACTGCAG GTCAGGAGGACTACAGCAGGTTGAGGCCACTAAGTTACAGAGGTGCagatatatttgtgttggctTTCTCTCTAATTAGTAGAGCTAGCTATGAGAATGTTCTTAAGAAG TGGATGCCAGAACTTCGCCGATTTGCGCCTAATGTTCCAATTGTCCTTGTTGGGACAAAGCTTG ATCTTCGTGAGGACATGCGCTATCTAGCTGATCATATGGGATCGAACATCATAACTTCTGCTCAG GGAGAGGAGTTAAGAAAGCAAATAGGAGCCGCAGCTTATATTGAATGCAGCTCTAAGACCCAACAG AATGTCAAAGCGGTGTTTGACACTGCCATCAAGGCTGTTCTTCAACCTCCAAGAAGGAAGGATATAGTTAAGCAGAAAAGGCACCGAAGGTCTGGTTGCTCATTTGTGTAA